In Chelmon rostratus isolate fCheRos1 chromosome 20, fCheRos1.pri, whole genome shotgun sequence, a single window of DNA contains:
- the LOC121623904 gene encoding somatomedin-B and thrombospondin type-1 domain-containing protein — translation MGSSVEFACLLLVVATLGKNHMVSGGCSGKCCRGRDLSCLTTDWRMDRVYGTCYCDEGCVRTKDCCFDYFTECPAQDCAVSDWSFWSGCAKPCRPSVRVRVRHIEQQPSNSGEACPSLEQRGGCREYRDHQGRHCGRNSGPAFITSMEFGKGRPKHDNYGNPLDPGFCVEFTLESRTPHCTVENRPHTHWMRYITEGFKVCVVCEPPAMQNNSGSCQGDGQESDKEAVLHWQAVGNHQCSGTWKKIQKTQRCNCPPQHSFVFI, via the exons ATGGGATCCTCTGTGGAGTTTGCCTGCTTGCTGCTGGTGGTTGCCACTCTGGGAAAGAACCACATGGTGTCTGGAGGTTGTTCGGGGAAATGCTGCCGGGGCAGGGACTTGAGCTGTTTGACCACTGACTGGAGGATGGACCGCGTGTATGGGACGTGCTACTGCGACGAGGGCTGCGTCAGGACCAAGGACTGCTGCTTCGACTACTTCACAGAGTGTCCAG CTCAGGACTGTGCTGTGAGCGACTGGAGCTTTTGGAGCGGCTGTGCCAAGCCCTGCCGGCCCTCAGTGCGCGTCCGTGTCCGCCACATAGAGCAGCAGCCCAGCAACAGTGGAGAGGCCTGTCCCAGCCTGGAGCAGCGAGGAGGCTGCAGGGAGTACAGAGACCACCAGGGCCGCCACTGTGGACGCAACTCAG GGCCTGCATTCATCACCAGCATGGAGTTTGGCAAGGGAAGGCCCAAGCATGACAACTATGGAAACCCCCTAGACCCTGG GTTCTGTGTGGAATTCACACTGGAGTCCCGGACACCCCACTGTACAGTGGAGAaccgaccacacacacactggatgcGCTACATAACAGAAGgctttaaagtgtgtgtggtgtgtgaacCTCCTGCCATGCAAAACAATAGTGGCAGCTGCCAAGGAGACGGTCAGGAATCAGACAA AGAAGCTGTGCTCCACTGGCAGGCGGTGGGGAACCACCAGTGCAGCGGGACATGGAAGAAGATCCAGAAAACCCAGCGGTGCAACTGTCCGCCACAACACAGCTTTGTCTTCATCTGA
- the terf1 gene encoding telomeric repeat-binding factor 1 isoform X2: MESETKNESGTAMDGSVSFSRVTDVVTRWTLDFMFVRLCRHFKEGKLDEFNETLSTLEAMCQGSSLKGEVHDEKMMISAFLARVMHGKQLDVQFEEDARVMPLMSAAKIWPNLEDTVADKSLFKNVTILLLVQSVAVCMEKGQISSASSALKWFENNHGFPQNLRVKLSTIVTQREIYHPFLTSFSFSRLLETVQSYLDAFLEKNPCDYLLKAATKMLQTSQNMEGLEDAETEDSCPSETANVSTEDRKREENTVCLRTKRKLLPTKMTDLWKPDSCKKPFVSVRRIPMSELSQMTSQKSVDTKKNNKKTRKAPQKWTSQLDKYLKKGVKQHGQGKWSRILMDYDFEGRTGTMLKDRWRVLMRANEVS; this comes from the exons ATGGAGTCGGAAACAAAGAATGAAAGCGGTACTGCTATGGATGGAAGTGTAAGTTTTTCACGTGTTACTGATGTCGTTACAAGGTGGACGTTGGACTTCATGTTTGTTCGTCTGTGTCGACATTTCAAGGAAGGCAAACTTGATGAATTCAATGAAACGCTTTCGACTTTAGAGG cCATGTGTCAGGGTTCATCTCTGAAAGGAGAGGTTCATGATGAAAAAATGATGATAAGTGCCTTCCTTGCCAGAGTCATGCATGGAAAGCAATTGG ATGTCCAGTTTGAAGAGGATGCCCGTGTGATGCCTCTGATGTCTGCTGCCAAAATCTGGCCCAACCTAGAGGACACCGTAGCAGACAAAAGCTTGTTCAAAAACGTTACCATCCTTTTGCTTGTCCAG tctgtggctgtgtgcatgGAGAAAGGCCAGATAtcttctgcctcctctgccCTCAAGTGGTTTGAGAATAATCACGGATTCCCACAG AACTTAAGAGTCAAGCTTTCAACAATAGTGACACAGAGGGAAATATATCACCCATTCCTCACGAGCTTCAGCTTCAGCCGCCTGCTGGAGACAGTACAGTCTTACTTGGATGCCTTCTTGGAGAAGAACCCATGTGACTACCTTCTCAAG GCAGCCACAAAGATGCTCCAGACATCACAGAACATGGAGGGTTTGGAGGACGCGGAGACAGAGGACAGCTGTCCGTCAGAAACAGCCAACGTATCAACAGAGGATAGAAA gagggaggagaacacTGTATGTTTGAG AACAAAACGGAAATTACTGCCAACCAAAATGACTGATTTATGGAAACCTGATTCGTGCAAGAAGCCTTTTGTCTCTGTCAGGAGAATCCCCATGAGTG AATTATCTCAGATGACGTCTCAGAAGTCAGTGGACAccaaaaagaataataaaaaaacaagaaaagcaccTCAG AAATGGACTTCCCAGCTGGACAAATACCTGAAGAAAGGTGTTAAACAGCACGGCCAGGGCAAGTGGTCTCGCATATTAATGGATTATGACTTTGAAGGACGCACTGGCACCATGCTCAAAGACCGCTGGAGAGTTCTAATGAGGGCAAATGAagtcagctga
- the terf1 gene encoding telomeric repeat-binding factor 1 isoform X3 — protein sequence MCQGSSLKGEVHDEKMMISAFLARVMHGKQLDVQFEEDARVMPLMSAAKIWPNLEDTVADKSLFKNVTILLLVQSVAVCMEKGQISSASSALKWFENNHGFPQQNLRVKLSTIVTQREIYHPFLTSFSFSRLLETVQSYLDAFLEKNPCDYLLKAATKMLQTSQNMEGLEDAETEDSCPSETANVSTEDRKREENTVCLRTKRKLLPTKMTDLWKPDSCKKPFVSVRRIPMSELSQMTSQKSVDTKKNNKKTRKAPQKWTSQLDKYLKKGVKQHGQGKWSRILMDYDFEGRTGTMLKDRWRVLMRANEVS from the exons ATGTGTCAGGGTTCATCTCTGAAAGGAGAGGTTCATGATGAAAAAATGATGATAAGTGCCTTCCTTGCCAGAGTCATGCATGGAAAGCAATTGG ATGTCCAGTTTGAAGAGGATGCCCGTGTGATGCCTCTGATGTCTGCTGCCAAAATCTGGCCCAACCTAGAGGACACCGTAGCAGACAAAAGCTTGTTCAAAAACGTTACCATCCTTTTGCTTGTCCAG tctgtggctgtgtgcatgGAGAAAGGCCAGATAtcttctgcctcctctgccCTCAAGTGGTTTGAGAATAATCACGGATTCCCACAG CAGAACTTAAGAGTCAAGCTTTCAACAATAGTGACACAGAGGGAAATATATCACCCATTCCTCACGAGCTTCAGCTTCAGCCGCCTGCTGGAGACAGTACAGTCTTACTTGGATGCCTTCTTGGAGAAGAACCCATGTGACTACCTTCTCAAG GCAGCCACAAAGATGCTCCAGACATCACAGAACATGGAGGGTTTGGAGGACGCGGAGACAGAGGACAGCTGTCCGTCAGAAACAGCCAACGTATCAACAGAGGATAGAAA gagggaggagaacacTGTATGTTTGAG AACAAAACGGAAATTACTGCCAACCAAAATGACTGATTTATGGAAACCTGATTCGTGCAAGAAGCCTTTTGTCTCTGTCAGGAGAATCCCCATGAGTG AATTATCTCAGATGACGTCTCAGAAGTCAGTGGACAccaaaaagaataataaaaaaacaagaaaagcaccTCAG AAATGGACTTCCCAGCTGGACAAATACCTGAAGAAAGGTGTTAAACAGCACGGCCAGGGCAAGTGGTCTCGCATATTAATGGATTATGACTTTGAAGGACGCACTGGCACCATGCTCAAAGACCGCTGGAGAGTTCTAATGAGGGCAAATGAagtcagctga
- the terf1 gene encoding telomeric repeat-binding factor 1 isoform X1 has product MESETKNESGTAMDGSVSFSRVTDVVTRWTLDFMFVRLCRHFKEGKLDEFNETLSTLEAMCQGSSLKGEVHDEKMMISAFLARVMHGKQLDVQFEEDARVMPLMSAAKIWPNLEDTVADKSLFKNVTILLLVQSVAVCMEKGQISSASSALKWFENNHGFPQQNLRVKLSTIVTQREIYHPFLTSFSFSRLLETVQSYLDAFLEKNPCDYLLKAATKMLQTSQNMEGLEDAETEDSCPSETANVSTEDRKREENTVCLRTKRKLLPTKMTDLWKPDSCKKPFVSVRRIPMSELSQMTSQKSVDTKKNNKKTRKAPQKWTSQLDKYLKKGVKQHGQGKWSRILMDYDFEGRTGTMLKDRWRVLMRANEVS; this is encoded by the exons ATGGAGTCGGAAACAAAGAATGAAAGCGGTACTGCTATGGATGGAAGTGTAAGTTTTTCACGTGTTACTGATGTCGTTACAAGGTGGACGTTGGACTTCATGTTTGTTCGTCTGTGTCGACATTTCAAGGAAGGCAAACTTGATGAATTCAATGAAACGCTTTCGACTTTAGAGG cCATGTGTCAGGGTTCATCTCTGAAAGGAGAGGTTCATGATGAAAAAATGATGATAAGTGCCTTCCTTGCCAGAGTCATGCATGGAAAGCAATTGG ATGTCCAGTTTGAAGAGGATGCCCGTGTGATGCCTCTGATGTCTGCTGCCAAAATCTGGCCCAACCTAGAGGACACCGTAGCAGACAAAAGCTTGTTCAAAAACGTTACCATCCTTTTGCTTGTCCAG tctgtggctgtgtgcatgGAGAAAGGCCAGATAtcttctgcctcctctgccCTCAAGTGGTTTGAGAATAATCACGGATTCCCACAG CAGAACTTAAGAGTCAAGCTTTCAACAATAGTGACACAGAGGGAAATATATCACCCATTCCTCACGAGCTTCAGCTTCAGCCGCCTGCTGGAGACAGTACAGTCTTACTTGGATGCCTTCTTGGAGAAGAACCCATGTGACTACCTTCTCAAG GCAGCCACAAAGATGCTCCAGACATCACAGAACATGGAGGGTTTGGAGGACGCGGAGACAGAGGACAGCTGTCCGTCAGAAACAGCCAACGTATCAACAGAGGATAGAAA gagggaggagaacacTGTATGTTTGAG AACAAAACGGAAATTACTGCCAACCAAAATGACTGATTTATGGAAACCTGATTCGTGCAAGAAGCCTTTTGTCTCTGTCAGGAGAATCCCCATGAGTG AATTATCTCAGATGACGTCTCAGAAGTCAGTGGACAccaaaaagaataataaaaaaacaagaaaagcaccTCAG AAATGGACTTCCCAGCTGGACAAATACCTGAAGAAAGGTGTTAAACAGCACGGCCAGGGCAAGTGGTCTCGCATATTAATGGATTATGACTTTGAAGGACGCACTGGCACCATGCTCAAAGACCGCTGGAGAGTTCTAATGAGGGCAAATGAagtcagctga